Within the Bombus vancouverensis nearcticus chromosome 10, iyBomVanc1_principal, whole genome shotgun sequence genome, the region ATAAATCTGCAAGTGCATTGCAACAACTCATTCGTACTCGCCATTCATGATTTGTTAAATTTTCAGTTATATCATTCAAAATTTCTTTATGATATTGTTCAACCTATCaaacataattttaaataacagttacaaagaataaaaatatattttaggcATTGATGTGTGGATATTCGAAAGTACAAGTATCTAAGCTTCAGATTGGATTGAGGAAGAGATTACATCAgggtaaaaagagaaaaatacccGTAATTTCGAGTATGCGCACACTTCTAATTTTAAGTATTCTAAGCACTTCCACGTACAGCTTTACTTGTTGATGGAACAATCGCACGCCAAATACTAGACATACTATGCTGAATCTTGGGAGTAGGATCGAATTGATATCTGTATAAGCGTGGAATTATATtgggtaaatatttatttaactcTTCGTTTGCAACTTTAGCAATTGCTGCAAATCCAAATGCAGCACCTTTTTTAGATGTCCATACTGCATTATGATTTGCTAGATGCATGAAGTAGTATACTAAATCAGGTTTTTGTAATTCTGTAGCCAAGGAACAAATTTCTCTATACGTTGATAAATTACcactataaataaaatatttataaaattaaactgAACCTATTAgattgaaaatataatatgtaaatttataaatttatcttaCTTTGTTGGAGATTTTCCTAATTGACCTTcttcaaataattttgtatctgaTGTAACTTGTTGTACACTTTTACGTCCTTGTGTAAATTGATCTAGTATGCTAGAAACTAGAAGTTCCTTTTGTTCCTTGCTACTATTAATATGTATCAAACTAAGTCCTTTTGCCGCCATATCTTGCACTATATCTGTAATTAAAACAATGcactttaataatatatttctattttcttttttttaaataagaaatatattgCATAACTTACCACTATCATCTGAAAGAAAATCCATGAATGCATGATGCAATGAtgaaaatttttctttaatacaCTCCCTTtggatattatattttaaaagtgCTAATAACCACACACAGACGGCcttataacaaatatttatggtaaaaaaaatggaagaattgtacatttaaataaaaaaaataaaaataaatacctGTCTCAAATTAGGATGCGGATCTTTATACATTCGAAGTAATTCATCCAATGTTTGTATTAATAATTTAGTACTGATATTGCTGTAAGGTACTTTATGTTCAGTTGGTAATGTTGTCCAAGCATCTCGTTTTTCTGGAGATGCTTCACTTTGAACACAACAAACCAATGCTTCTCCCATGATCAAATGGATTTCAATGTCTTTTgtctaataaatataaaagtaaatgtaaaaagtactcctaaaatttttaattataattaccgATGTACATTTACCTCCTTGAcagttgtaattattttatttactatatatGATGTATGAGGAAAATTTTCCCCTACGCACAAATAACCTAATGAAAGTGCAGCTTTTTCTTTAATCTAGAAATATAATTGAATCAGTATTATATCATATACTCAATAAATTTAGTAACTATTAAAATACGAACCTTagtatttaattttacattattcaatgctgaaaataatatttctacaATTGCCTTTTTATTTGTTTCTCCCTCGCCTTCATCAGGTAATGGTAACCCACATATTTTCCCCAAAATACCAATACTCTGAATTGCGGCATCCATTAACAAAATTGTATTATTGTGTAGAAAATTGcctataatatttttgaaagagaattgaaaaataaattaatattaatttatataactaaatatgtacatacatatcatTTTCACAACATTAATGTACAGATCCCAGTTAAAGAAATCATTGTCCatgttatttcttttaaaaACTAGTCTCCTTTCCATCATACACGTTAAAGTTAGTAATGAGCCATGTTGAGCTTCTAAAGAATTTTTATCCATGATGTTCATAATCTCAGAAATTTGAGTTCCAAACTCATTATTGGAAAGTTGAGTAGTTATTATGCCATAAATTTTAGCAACCAGTTGTCTTACATCTAACTTAGTAGATATAAGCAAAGTACGAAGCCATGATAACTCATTCTCATAAATTCTTGTTGCAAACTGTGGAACAGAACCAGTCACTTCCAATAAAGCTTGTAGTGTAGTTTGATCTGCGTTATATAATTGTTTATACATTATATCTTTCAATACAattcttaatatatttttaagtttattagaaatattatatacaattttaCCTGCAGAAGCATGactaaaaattaaaatcatatCAAGATACTGATCTAATGTCTCTAGTTTATCTTtagataaatttcttaaataatgTGTAATTAATGGCGTATATTCACAAGGATGTTGCAATGGTTCGTTGTATTTAGTAACATTAGCACTTTTTGCTAAACAAATACGGAGATAAGTAATTatctgtaaaaaatattaattattttcttcaattataaaaatattgccaataacaataaattattttcccATTGAATTAATTACCTCCATAAATACAGTAACACTATAAGGAAGTACTTTATTTTCTATGTTCATTTTTTCATTACCAGTAGTTGACACCCTTGCTTGCATCTTTGAATAAATATAAGTTACAAGTTTTGGAAAATCTGGTAATGAAATTTGATTACCCTCTTGTTTATCACATTCATTTTTATGTGTAGTACCATATAAAACTTTTGTAGCTTCTGTTCTTATTTCATGTTTCTCATCTCCAGATGCCAATAGTAAAAGATAACGAGAAGGTATATCATCAGGAGGAAATACATTAGCAGCATAATGCATAGCCACAAATCTGTTCTCAAAAAATATTACTGACATATAAGTGATATTATTCTATACATATAATGTatctaattaatatatacatgCCTAACATTGGATTCCGGTGACTCAATATATGTAGATAATAATCCATTCATCAGAGATATATTAACTTCGTCATCTTTATTAAGTACAAATGCAGATGTTATTGAAATCAGTGTATCTCTTACTGTTCTTCGTAAATCACCTTCAGTCTTAAACATCAAGAAAAGTTCAGACTAAACTAGAAACATTCTAGTAATGTAACATACATCTGAACTTACTACTTTTTCTATTGCTAACTACATACCGATACAAGTGTATCAAATAAATGACATAACAAGTTTGAATTTTTATCTATCACTGATGGAATTCTTTGTCCTAATTGTCCAATAACAGTGTATGCCATCATTTTATGATGAACATCTTCACcctcaaaaattaattttatcatgCCATTTAAGATAATTCCTGCTATACGAGATAATGGAGCAAGACTACACCTTGAAAGATTTAAACATATcacaacatatatatatattttttattgaaattcaaattcataaataatttgtaatactTTTTACTTACTGTTGCACTATGTTTGATGTAAATTGCAATGCCATTGACTTTAATTTTGCATTTGTAGTTTTTCCATCTCCTTCTTGTAGGGAATGAAAAACTACCTGTATATTAATTACAATTAGCCACCAAGTAGTATAAAAATTATAccttattttataataaaatatacctGAATACATGGTGGTACAATAAAACCACCTGTAGTAACACGGCAAagataatgtaataattttagaCGAATTCGTATGCCTGCAGGCAATCGTTTCATTTCTGGTTTAACATCTTTATGGATACCTAAAGTATCAGTACCCAAAAATAATGTATAAAGTGGTGCTGCTAAATGCATTGAAGACCAATCTAACGTGctgaatattttaaaacaatttgACATTTAGCATATtctaatagaatatttataaaaataatagaaaaatctttttaaacatacttaacaattttctttaattccAAGTCTGCTAGATTAGCAACACTAAATCTGGTATCTGCTGCAGCTACTATCAAATGTATAAGAATATCTGAATCATGGAAAAACCCTCCAGCTACGAATTTTACAATTCctaattttgtttgttcaaGTTGTTCTGCTGTTGGAGGATTTTCACCAATTACCCGTTTAAATGCATATTCACTTAATCCTAGTGGTACACGAAACCGTGACCAATCAATAGCCTGATCTGACTGTTGATTTTGCATTTGTCCTACAGCTCTAGAATAATTTTgtacaattaattaatataaataatcatTAAGAAATTTTCCTATTGtattgatgaaattattaaaatataaattatatgaatAGTGAATAATCTTACCCATAAGGTAACAATAAAACATCAAGCATAAAATTGAGTAATTGTTTTGCTACATATAGTTTGTCTTGTAGACCAAGAAAGGATGCTCGTTTCTCTGGATCCACAGGAATATTAATATGACCCAATGCAGGCATAATTATAAGTAataaactgaaatattttacataccTTTTTAcctaattttcattatttaaattatgttaaatatttacaaaccTGTCTTGATGAGATAAAGGTTTTCCTTCAATAGCATTTAATACACTTGGGATTAATTCTGCTTGTTTTTGCATTTCCATTCTAGGATAGcctaattttatatatataattgtaaaattctgTGAACAAACAAAGACAATAAATTCTTATTCaaccaaaaatatttttaattgattctCTGTATCAATAACATACAATTACAAATGAGCTGGCAGCTGGATCTTGATATTGTAACAAAAGTGTTTCAACTGGCAATTGGACTTGAGGTCTACTCTTTATCCTtttatttatatgaattaataattCCATTACTTTCTTCCTAACACCTTCTTGACCACTAGAAAGCTTCAACAAAACTGGAGGCAAAAATTTACATACTGATGCTTGCAGTTGTTCATCAGTATCTGCAGATCCCAAACGGAAAAATACTCGCTCAAGTAAAACTTCCATGaaacaataaattatacataaaataattaatttataaatatgaaattatatacaactaattataactaatatatattatttttcataatattaaacaaaatatattttgtttagaatatattttgttcaaaatAATAATTGTTCATTACACGATTCAAAAATAATACTTAATTgcaaagaaacaatattttgtattcaTAAATTCCAAATCATTCAAAAACAACgtgcaatatttaaaattttataataaaaaaagtagTTGTATAAATAACATCTTATATACTGCACATAGAAATTTAGGTGATAAGAggaaaataattatatgtacATTATTTATCATCACTCATTTAATTAACAGATGTGGACATATactaaaaataaagtaaaaatatacaaaagaatCGAAAAGATTGTCTTTTATGataaatttgaatataaatttaaaaaaatgatgtaaaattatacatttgAAGTTGTTTTCTATAAAACTGCATGATAATGGCATTTTCTGCAAGCcatgatatatataaaaatgtttttatcattagaaataatgtttttattaaaggaggaacaatataattaataatataatttgtgTCATCATCAAAATAAACTGTCTTCATGTAAaataaattgattttttttCCGAATTACTTACTCAGCTCATCCGTAGGGGCTGCCATTTTGAAGTAATGTGTAAAAGAGAAAGCGAATGATAGTCAGTGACAAGTGACAAGAAATATTACCGGTCTGTAATTAATCTTATTATGAAAACATTATTTAAGCATATTTAAgtaaaaataatacattttccCCCGAATTGCATATCTTTTTGATGTCtttaaaaattttcttcttttgtataaCGTCTCCCATAATACCGAGGGTCAAATTTCGTACAATTTTTTAGAGGAGAAAAGTTTCctactttatttttatatcactATAAAATGATTcacatattaataataaaaatattgttagaAATTTTTTCTAGTACTATATAGTTATCTACCATCTTTCATGTGCATGATCATATAAACTAATCGTGCTCATGTGATCATATCAAcctatttaataaaaaagagaGATATGGATATTTTTCAACATTTCGCCTTTTATtcctttaaatatttctattaaaattctaTGATACGCAACAGcctttaatttacaattttaattagTTTATCGCTCAATTTACAATGCAATTATATAATTCTGATATTATATGTATGCTAATTTACGAATAACAAGAATATTGTAAATGTTAGCTTAGAAATCTAACTACATATACATAAAACTAattctacaaataaattttaattacatgtgaattatatgtaattatataagtAAATTTATAGTAACGAATCCAAATGCaagaaaattatgaatttaaaaaattaactttttGGAAGGGAAAACATTTGAAGTTTTAACATGAAGTTGCCGTGGATGACTACCCAATCAACGTGTTCGAATTTCTGCAACCTGTCGTCTGCTTCTCCCGTTCCTTTAACAGTTTAACTTGAACCATGCTCTCGTTTTTGTGACCTTCAAAGTTGTCTTTATAAAATAGAGGTCAAATTCGAAAGAAACACATTattctttattaatattaatgtattATATAGTGAATTATATAgtgaattatattaaattatctttGTAAGAAACTTACAATCtgttttttgttttgttaattTATACTATATTGTTTCgcgtatattatattttcttgttattttttaatgaaagtataatatttttagTCTTTAGAACGTGTTAGCAGAGTTGTCAGGTatgagaaaaagagaaatgatAACTTTAAGGGAAAATAGTAATACTGTTTCCTAAAATCTTGCAAATTGTTATACTGCATGTGCTAATTGTTTAGAGTAAACTATTAATTGTAACTTTACCTTTATTAACCCACAAAATACATGTGAAgaattgtatatgtatattgataTACATACATTTAAATTCTAATAGTTATAATCCTGTCATATGTAATAGTTTTTAATGTGCtttcatatatataatttttctggTTCTGTAATTTTATAGTTGTATAACAGAGTTGAAATAATTGATGATTCAATGTAAATCTttcttatacaaattttttaatattgtaaaaagacatatatgtatgtatttattttatatgtatctttaactatatatattatgtacttttgaaaaattaaataaaatagttttttaattacatcatcttgttttaatataatatatacagcaataattttgtaattagtataataaaattatttccattcatttttaatgtacaaaaaattaatttcaattttgattAGATTAAAAGCAGTTAATAAGCAGCttcttgtaattaaagtttTCCTTTATATTTGTTATAGGTAATACAAAAGTGGTATTTGCTTAAATAAAAGCAACAGTACATAACATAAATGCTATGATAACATAGAACTAGTTGAAAAGTCATTGTTTTCGATAACAATTTCAGctatatgatttattttgaGAATGGGTTTTATACTtacaataagttattttttttGTGATGCAACAAGGACATTAATAAGGAAACTTAGGAGCATTCTTCAACATCTTTGCAAATGCCGCTATTTAAAATGCCTTTATTATTATGTAAGTTTGGATATAATCATGATATATATCTTAATACCCTCTGCACTTATATCTTTAGAATGATAAGAATATTATTGCTGAATTTAATTGGAATTGATAGCATATCATTGTAATGTCTTTGTAACATTTGTCTAATATAACTATATAATGATCTAACCAAAGGAGGTATCTTGCACACAGTGTTAAATATACTATCTTTATTATATATGAAATGATTTATATTTCAGGCTAATATTTCAATGTTAAAATAGTGCTGAATTATTGGAAATAATAACATCTCTATTAAATTTACTAGAAATGTAGTAGTAGTAGATAgataaaaaatagtaatataaataGACAATTGATGTTATGTAGTACAAAGTCTATCCcatgtttatattattacaaagaGGTAATCCAAGCATGTAGAGTGAGAATATCTCTGGACTTTATGTATGTTCATGCAGCATAACTTTGTAATCTAATACTATGCTTTTTGCATGCTTGCTAGCTGCTTTGTGTTGATAACTTATATTAAGCGACTTGTAGACTAAGTATTTATTCATTTACCACAGTTCACATGTAAGTACTACTCCTAAAAGTACTATAGGTTTGTcaaaattgtatatattttattaatttagtatatcattaaataattattctcaTATCTAAATGTTTATAAGTATTTGTTATATGCACActttttattatctaatttcttATTCTAAAAActagataaaatatttacaataattttagaaggataaaaatttgtataaaaataagaatatattacaaataattaAAGAGTAGTATAAAAAATTGTGTGATATTGAATTACAAAATAGGTGCTTGTGTCTTTAGGCAATGGTAGAAGATATGACGGAACACATGTCAACAACTGAAAATCACGAGTGTGAACAAATAAGAGTCTTAACTCTAAATAACGGGGAACATCTGGATGGTATATTATATAGATTAAAAAAAGGTATGTAAATTCTATGTTACTTATAATTTTGAGGAAAATGAGTGTTATAAATTAGAACAATTTTTAACAGGATGGAGAGTAGAATTTCGTTTAGGTGCTTCTCTTTTTGGGAAGTCACTTgatctttttataaattatcctttaagggaaaataaaaaatttgaaaggcATACATATTATCCATTAGAATGGGTTAGTGAAACAGCTAATATATCTTTATTCTTGGCTGGTTCATTTCACTATTATCTTATAGATCCTAAGTAAGTATTAAATATAAGAAAAGATTATtgacataataaaatatattgttcacagtttttaatatatcaaattttttaGTTCTGAAGATATGAAACCTATTGCTTCTGGATATTTACTAGTGGATCCAGAACTTAAAGTAGGAGAACATGGAGATGATTTACCATTGGATTGTATTCAGTGTCAAACTGTTCTTGCAAAATGTCTAGGACCATTTTCTACCTGGGAAGATAAACTACTAGTGGCTAGAAACTCTGGATATAATGTGATTCATTTTACACCAATTCAGGTATATATTCCATTTTTTTGGATAATATATTGAACTAATACATCTAACTTACATAATTTATGTTTTAGGAACTGGGATATTCTAAGTCATCTTACAGCCTTAGTGACCAGTTGAAATTAAATCCTTCTTTCAATGATGATGATAAATCAGTTACATATGATGATGTTGAAAGACTAGTAAATAAAATACGCAATGAATGGAATGTTagtgtaatatataatttactatattttataGCTTAATCTGttataatattctataatatCAGCCTGTAAATGTTGTGTGTTTCAGATGTTGAGTATATGTGATATTGTTTTGAATCATACAGCAAATGAAAGTCCTTTTTTGGTATCTCATCCAGAATGTACATACAATTGTTTGAATAGTCCTCATTTACGTCCTGCATATCTTTTGGATGCTGCACTGTTTGAATTGACAATACAAGTTGCAGCTGGAGAATGGGAGTTTAAAGGCATTCCTTCAGTAGTTGAAACTGAAGAACATTTAAATGTGAGataaatgtattatattaataattactaaCCAGtacaatatattatgtatgcTTGTTACTTCTCTATTTTTAGTCAATTCGTCATGCACTTCATACATATTTTTTACCGCTTGTGAAAATACATGAATTGTATATATTGGACATCAATGAAACCATCGCGGAGTTTTTGAATTTAGCACGAAATCAGATGCCCCAAGATACTGTTGAACCTATATCGGAAgatatcaaaataataaaagatcCGAAATTTCGTAGATTGAAAGCAACTATAAATATGCAACttgctttaaaaaaatataatatatataggtAAATTATACCAATAATGGTCAGAATACCAACTATCAATTCAAAAAGGTTTCGATTTAGTTAATGTTCTAAACTTAAAGCTTTATATTCTTATTGCAGAACTGATTGTTTTGATGAAGAGACTCGTTTGAAACGCTGTGCCGAAGACTTAAGAAAGAAATTACAAGAACTTAATAACATGATCACTaatgaaatacaaaatcatCTAAATGCTGCAGTTGAAAATACTATTGCTGGTATAAGATATTTTAGAGTGCAAGGTGATGGGCCTAAACTTAAAGAAATAAGCGAAAGAAATCCACTTGTTCCTAGGTACATAACTGTTCTAAAATATTgctattttgatattttatttatataaattatgctAAAACATATTATCTTCAGATATTTTACTGATTATGGAGCACCACAAACATTAACTGAAAGAGAAGCAACAATGTATTCTGATGAAGGCTGTTATCTTATGGCTCATAATGGATGGGTAATGAATGGTGATCCTCTAAAAAATTTTGCTGATCCTGATTCTAATGTTTATATAAGAAGAGAACTTATTGCTTGGGGTGAcagtgtaaaattaaggtaatgCTACTACCTTTgaagtataaaataataaaaagatataaaataattaaaatcaataatatACTACATTTGTTACAGGTATGGAGATAAACCAGAAGATTGTCCTTTTCTATGGCAGCATATTACTGCTTATGTTACACAAACAGCTAAAATTTTTGATGGTATTCGCTTAGATAATTGCCATTCGACCCCTATCCCAGTTGCAGaggtatatttaatttattaaaatattaaaatatatatctaaTGTAAATTTATGTCTATATTAGTGAATTCTTAATCGTTCCAGTACATGCTTGATGTTGCTCGTCGAATTCGTCCAGATTTGTACGTTGTTGCcgaattatttacaaattccgATCAGAAAGACAATATATTTGTTAATCGACTTGGTCTCACTTCCTTAATTCGAGGTTcgcaaatttattttataagctGTGAAGCTTTATAAGATACcaatatataatacatgtattcataaatttttattaaatcttaTGAAATCTTTTTCATTCActcaaaacagaagctatgtcTGCGTGGGATAGTCACGAAGAAGGTCGTTTGGTATACCGATATGGAGGCGAACCAGTAGGTGCATTTTTGCAACCACGTAAACGGCCTCTAGTACCAGGCATAGCACATGCACTATTTCTAGATTTAACTCATGATAATCCCAGTTCTGTGGAAAAACGTAGTGTGTTCGATTTACTTCCAAGTGCTGCTCTTGTATCAATGGCTGCGTGTGCTAGCGGCAGCAATCGTGGATACGATGAATTAGTTCCTCACCATGTAAGTTGgttttattgtaatatttatagttatatttagaagatttcaattataataatatttgagaaAAGAAATAATCTACGTCCTCTAATCCTAATAAATCCTTACAGATACATGTTGTAGATGAAACAAGACAATATTCATGCTGGGCAGATGATGAATCTTTGATAGATGGTATCAAATTTGTAGGTTTAAAGACTGGTATAATTGCGGCGAAGAGAGCATTAAATGATTTGCATTATATTCTCGGGCAACAGAAGTTTTCTCAAGTATATTCTCATAATACATAACGCATAAGAAGTGCTGTTTccgtataaatttttaaaatattatttattaaatttacaggtATTTGTTGACCAGATGGATAGTGATATAGTAGCTGTAACAAGACACTCTCCAACAACTCATGATAGTGTAATTTTAGTCGCTTTTACAGCGTTCAAACACCCCGATCCTAATCCCATTGATTTGAGAAGATATGTGAAACCATTACGAGTGGAGGGTGTAATGGAAGAAATTATTCTGGAAGCATCCTTATCTCATATAGAAGCTAAGTAAGAAATGTGAAATCAATCATTTTTCATgttcgttattacgtattgacATTTTGACGATATATTGTTTTCAGAAATGGTACTTCACCTTTCCATTATCCTGAAAAATATGTACAAGATGAAAATTACATAAATGGTCTCTCGGAATATGTACTAAGACTTAAAGAACACATACAAATTTGTGATTCAGAAATCCTGGAGAAAGTTGATTCTGGTGATCCTAAAATAACTCAGCTTAATTTTGTAAACTTTCAACCAGGTTCTGTCGTTGCTATTCGGTAATATTTAATGACTctttttgtataaatttttcataaattttataacatatataataaatattgatatatttaatttcagaGTATCTCTTCATGCTAATATAAAACCTGCTCTTGCAAAACTTCATAATACTATTTCAACTGTAACATCACAGAGAAGTTCCGATATACGTGTTATTGTCTCTCGTATGAACTTAGTAGATTTAAATAAGGCCCTATACCGGTGCGATCAGGAAGAACGCGATGAAACTTCGAATAGATTTGATGTATACGATATTCCTGGTTATGGACCCCTTGTTTATGCAGGTTTACAAGGTAAGTTAACAATTTGAGCTACTTCATATCTATA harbors:
- the LOC117157847 gene encoding proteasome adapter and scaffold protein ECM29, with protein sequence MAAPTDELILLERVFFRLGSADTDEQLQASVCKFLPPVLLKLSSGQEGVRKKVMELLIHINKRIKSRPQVQLPVETLLLQYQDPAASSFVINFTIIYIKLGYPRMEMQKQAELIPSVLNAIEGKPLSHQDSLLLIIMPALGHINIPVDPEKRASFLGLQDKLYVAKQLLNFMLDVLLLPYGAVGQMQNQQSDQAIDWSRFRVPLGLSEYAFKRVIGENPPTAEQLEQTKLGIVKFVAGGFFHDSDILIHLIVAAADTRFSVANLADLELKKIVNTLDWSSMHLAAPLYTLFLGTDTLGIHKDVKPEMKRLPAGIRIRLKLLHYLCRVTTGGFIVPPCIQVVFHSLQEGDGKTTNAKLKSMALQFTSNIVQQCSLAPLSRIAGIILNGMIKLIFEGEDVHHKMMAYTVIGQLGQRIPSVIDKNSNLLCHLFDTLVSTEGDLRRTVRDTLISITSAFVLNKDDEVNISLMNGLLSTYIESPESNVRFVAMHYAANVFPPDDIPSRYLLLLASGDEKHEIRTEATKVLYGTTHKNECDKQEGNQISLPDFPKLVTYIYSKMQARVSTTGNEKMNIENKVLPYSVTVFMEIITYLRICLAKSANVTKYNEPLQHPCEYTPLITHYLRNLSKDKLETLDQYLDMILIFSHASADQTTLQALLEVTGSVPQFATRIYENELSWLRTLLISTKLDVRQLVAKIYGIITTQLSNNEFGTQISEIMNIMDKNSLEAQHGSLLTLTCMMERRLVFKRNNMDNDFFNWDLYINVVKMICNFLHNNTILLMDAAIQSIGILGKICGLPLPDEGEGETNKKAIVEILFSALNNVKLNTKIKEKAALSLGYLCVGENFPHTSYIVNKIITTVKETKDIEIHLIMGEALVCCVQSEASPEKRDAWTTLPTEHKVPYSNISTKLLIQTLDELLRMYKDPHPNLRQAVCVWLLALLKYNIQRECIKEKFSSLHHAFMDFLSDDSDIVQDMAAKGLSLIHINSSKEQKELLVSSILDQFTQGRKSVQQVTSDTKLFEEGQLGKSPTNGNLSTYREICSLATELQKPDLVYYFMHLANHNAVWTSKKGAAFGFAAIAKVANEELNKYLPNIIPRLYRYQFDPTPKIQHSMSSIWRAIVPSTSKAVEQYHKEILNDITENLTNHEWRVRMSCCNALADLLRINVRLNLAKCAPELLKKLFRVMDDIHEGTRLAATNTTKALSRVCVRYCDSSYGKEGEEVLQAILPVLLDIGAVNVVSSVRTVSLQTVSQLVSRAGTLLKPSLVTLIPALLSTIGESENPNLSYLSNVCGTMSEARDAIDTIRASAAKEHYATETMTKCIQYIDTDILKELMPKVIELIKSSVGFGTKITCLHFIILLSTHFKQELQPYSGKVLNALMNGLLDRNSVVRKNNATAIGHIVGSAKESSLEKLFKTLNTWYMERDDSTKLVIGQTFQAINNYNQEVLKNYSSIVIPLTFFAMHAQKTQENESMMDLWTELWNEITPGTEAGIKQNIEPITNILRTSLESSSWNTKAQAANAVHTLAQKLGNDIDATVRNTLLKVLTDGLRGRTWDGKDRLLNALATLACNSKTALKENSGISADIVQILHRESKKEALDYRRHALHAFGTVLHELNIDKFKEVYEIVQEILSTLSRKDGDESLPSEERIKRDEIIKLYETVYEILGKAWPSYKDTQDKYCIEFITHYGKMFPVQSTTIQISMLSALNLFVDKLALLKINISELSIEEREKLNLICDTFNKILKHSIGISYTRIRKEALNIALSLGRKLRSTNNNEQFDKMILIIQEALPELTKDNEPEIRTRIIDIKEMLKI
- the LOC117157848 gene encoding glycogen debranching enzyme; protein product: MGFILTISYFFCDATRTLIRKLRSILQHLCKCRYLKCLYYYAMVEDMTEHMSTTENHECEQIRVLTLNNGEHLDGILYRLKKGWRVEFRLGASLFGKSLDLFINYPLRENKKFERHTYYPLEWVSETANISLFLAGSFHYYLIDPNSEDMKPIASGYLLVDPELKVGEHGDDLPLDCIQCQTVLAKCLGPFSTWEDKLLVARNSGYNVIHFTPIQELGYSKSSYSLSDQLKLNPSFNDDDKSVTYDDVERLVNKIRNEWNMLSICDIVLNHTANESPFLVSHPECTYNCLNSPHLRPAYLLDAALFELTIQVAAGEWEFKGIPSVVETEEHLNSIRHALHTYFLPLVKIHELYILDINETIAEFLNLARNQMPQDTVEPISEDIKIIKDPKFRRLKATINMQLALKKYNIYRTDCFDEETRLKRCAEDLRKKLQELNNMITNEIQNHLNAAVENTIAGIRYFRVQGDGPKLKEISERNPLVPRYFTDYGAPQTLTEREATMYSDEGCYLMAHNGWVMNGDPLKNFADPDSNVYIRRELIAWGDSVKLRYGDKPEDCPFLWQHITAYVTQTAKIFDGIRLDNCHSTPIPVAEYMLDVARRIRPDLYVVAELFTNSDQKDNIFVNRLGLTSLIREAMSAWDSHEEGRLVYRYGGEPVGAFLQPRKRPLVPGIAHALFLDLTHDNPSSVEKRSVFDLLPSAALVSMAACASGSNRGYDELVPHHIHVVDETRQYSCWADDESLIDGIKFVGLKTGIIAAKRALNDLHYILGQQKFSQVFVDQMDSDIVAVTRHSPTTHDSVILVAFTAFKHPDPNPIDLRRYVKPLRVEGVMEEIILEASLSHIEAKNGTSPFHYPEKYVQDENYINGLSEYVLRLKEHIQICDSEILEKVDSGDPKITQLNFVNFQPGSVVAIRVSLHANIKPALAKLHNTISTVTSQRSSDIRVIVSRMNLVDLNKALYRCDQEERDETSNRFDVYDIPGYGPLVYAGLQGIISLLADIRPNNDLGHPMCINLRHGNWLIDYTWQRLKEDEGTRTLGEWLEEATEPFKLIPRYLVPSYFDVIIVNVYMILLEQCYNLMSSFVKEGSTFVKILSLISIQMGGIVKSAPLPDLSPNIDPPKPKIKQYNGESEQICMTLSAGLPHFTTGYMRNWGRDTFIALRGLLILTGRHAEARFIILGYAGTMRHGLIPNLLDKGKNARYNCRDALWWWLYTIQCYIQEVPNGLKILTDKVSRLFPTDDSPPLPAGQVDQPLHDVIQEALLIHFQGLCFRERNAGRQIDEHMTDRGFNNQIGVHPETGFVFGGNDANCGTWMDKMGSSEKAGNKGKPATPRDGSAVEIVGLSKSILSFLAELYKQNLFPYGSVQRKNRDGSTVTWSYKQWADKISLNFEKYFYINEVQLEGELKSELIHRRGIFKDSHGATQAWADYQLRSNFPVAMVVAPELFNPEHAWIALKKAEEVLLGPLGMKTLDPADWAYNGYYDNSNDSGDTKIAHGWNYHQGPEWVWPIGYFLRARLYFAPLVGGKEELRRTVESTEIIISRHFIEASTNHWRGLPELTNKDGEYCKDSCRTQAWSAASILEVLYDLDKIKRELRSEENERTN